From Saccopteryx leptura isolate mSacLep1 chromosome 3, mSacLep1_pri_phased_curated, whole genome shotgun sequence, one genomic window encodes:
- the PPP1R37 gene encoding protein phosphatase 1 regulatory subunit 37 — protein MEIPPQEAPPGPGADCDAEEAPAEARSPSPASPPADGRLKAAAKRVTFPSDEDIVSGAVEPKDPWRHAQNVTVDEVIGAYKQACQKLNCRQIPKLLRQLQEFTDLGHRIDCLDLKGEKLDYKACEALEEVFKRLQFKVVDLEQTNLDEDGASALFDMIEYYESATHLNISFNKHIGTRGWQAAAHMMRKTSCLQYLDARNTPLLDHSAPFVARALRIRSSLAVLHLENASLSGRPLMLLATALKMNMNLRELYLADNKLNGLQDSAQLGNLLKFNCSLQILDLRNNHVLDSGLAYICEGLKEQRKGLVTLVLWNNQLTHTGMAFLGMTLPHTQSLETLNLGHNPVGNEGVRNLKNGLIGNRSVLRLGLASTKLTCEGAVAVAEFIAESPRLLRLDLRENEIKTGGLMALSLALKVNHSLLRLDLDREPKKEAVKSFIETQKALLAEIQNGCKRNFVLAREREEKEQRLQLSASMPEITVTEPQPDEEPGDEPATEAQENGDPGPGPSLDSDSDSDSEGEDGEEEDGERAAVPCPAPVPLMDSLGPRDRSPPSGPCSPTEQRISVSSPGRGHKVFVVTRVESPPERAAPPVPPSPCPPSPPALSSPPASPALSPAEAISTRDPGSSEPQPPPEPPQSGTPLPNGLRPEFALALPPEPRPGPGPEAKAGPCGLEHELSCSKNEKELEELLLEASQESGQETL, from the exons CCCAGAATGTGACTGTGGATGAGGTCATCGGCGCCTACAAGCAGGCCTGCCAGAAGCTGAACTGCAGACAGATCCCCAAGCTCCTCAGGCAGCTCCAG GAGTTCACGGACCTCGGGCACCGTATTGACTGTCTGGACCTAAAAG GTGAAAAGCTTGACTACAAAGCCTGCGAGGCCCTGGAAGAGGTCTTCAAGAGGCTGCAGTTCAAGGTCGTGGATCTGGAGCAGACAAACCTGGACGAAGAT GGCGCCTCGGCCCTCTTTGACATGATTGAGTACTACGAATCGGCTACCCACCTTAACATCTCCTTCAACAAGCACATCGGCACCCGGGGCTGGCAGGCCGCTGCCCACATGATGCGCAAG ACCAGCTGCCTGCAGTACCTGGATGCCCGCAACACACCACTGCTGGACCACTCGGCGCCCTTCGTGGCCCGGGCTCTGCGGATCCGCAGCAGCCTGGCGGTGCTGCACCTGGAGAATGCCAGCCTGTCGGGGCGGCCCCTCATGCTGCTTG CCACGGCCCTGAAGATGAACATGAACCTTCGGGAGCTGTACCTGGCCGACAACAAGCTCAATGGCCTGCAGGACTCGGCCCAGCTGGGCAACCTGCTCAAGTTCAACTGCTCCCTGCAGATCCTGGACCTCCGCAACAACCACGTGCTGGACTCAG GTCTGGCCTACATCTGCGAGGGCCTCAAGGAGCAGCGGAAGGGGCTGGTGACCCTGGTGCTGTGGAACAACCAGCTCACACACACGGGCATGGCCTTCCTAGGCATGACGCTG CCACACACGCAGAGCCTGGAGACGCTGAACCTGGGCCACAACCCTGTTGGGAACGAGGGCGTGCGCAACCTCAAGAACGGCCTCATTGGCAACCGCAGTGTGCTGCGCCTCGGCCTGGCCTCCACCAAGCTCACGTGCGAGG GCGCGGTGGCGGTGGCAGAGTTCATCGCCGAGAGCCCCCGCCTCCTGAGACTGGACCTTCGGGAGAACGAGATCAAGACGGGCGGGCTCATGGCGCTGTCGTTGGCCCTCAAGGTGAACCACTCCCTGTTGCGCTTGGACCTCGACCGTGAGCCCAAGAAGGAGGCG GTGAAGAGCTTCATTGAGACGCAGAAGGCGCTGCTTGCTGAGATCCAGAATGGCTGCAAACGCAACTTCGTGTTGGCGCGGGAGCGGGAGGAGAAGGAGCAGCGGCTGCAGCTGTCGGCCTCCATGCCTGAGATCACAGTCACCGAGCCCCAGCCCGACGAGGAGCCCGGGGACGAGCCTGCCACCGAAGCACAGGAGAACGGGGACCCgggcccagggcccagcctgGACTCAGACTCAGACTCAGACTCTgagggggaggatggggaggaggaggatggggagaggGCTGCGGTCCCCTGTCCTGCCCCGGTGCCCCTCATGGACTCCCTGGGCCCTAGGGACAGGAGCCCCCCAAGCGGCCCTTGCTCCCCTACTGAGCAGCGTATTTCCGTGTCCAGCCCGGGCCGAGGCCACAAGGTGTTTGTGGTGACTCGGGTGGAGAGCCCACCTGAGAGAGCAGCGCCCCCCGTGCCGCCCTCTCcttgtcctccctccccacctgcctTATCTTCCCCACCCGCCTCACCTGCCCTCTCACCAGCTGAGGCCATCAGCACTCGGGACCCAGGGTCATCTGAGCCTCAGCCACCTCCAGAGCCGCCTCAGTCAGGGACACCGCTGCCCAACGGCCTGAGGCCTGAGTTTGCCCTCGCACTGCCCCCAGAGCCACGCCCGGGGCCTGGGCCCGAGGCCAAGGCAGGCCCCTGTGGCCTGGAGCATG AGCTGAGCTGCTCCAAGAACGAGAAGGAGCTCGAGGAGCTGCTTCTGGAAGCTAGTCAGGAATCCGGGCAGGAGACACTGTGA